CGGGCGCCGATCTTTGCCATCAGTTCAGACCACACCGAGATTGGCCGAATCCAGGGACGGCAATTTGCCGCACTCTTGCCGAAGGGTGGCACAGTGCTTTACATCCAAGGACCCTCGGGCAGCCTAGCTGCGCAACAGCGAACCACTGGCATGTATGAGACCAAACCTGCGAACGTGCAGGTGAGAACCTTAAAAGGCCAGTGGACGGAGGCGAGCTCTTACCAAGCCGTGAGTTCCTGGTTGCGACTGCGGACATCCCACGAGGCGCGAATTGACTTGATCTCAGGGCAGGATGACTCGATGGCCTTAGGCGCGCGTAAAGCACTGGAAGAGCAAACAAGCATAACGGAACGGCAACGCTGGTTGAGTTTGCCATTCACCGGCTGCGACGGCATGCCCGACACTGGGCAAGCCTGGGTCCGCAGCGGATTGCTTGCCGCAACCGTGGTAGTACCGGCAAACACCGGCCAAGCAATTGAAATGTTGACGCAGTCACTCCGCTCGGGCTCTCAGCCCCAGGAGCGTACTTTTACCGCGCCGTTGTCGTTTCCGCCGACGGAAAAACTTGCCGAGATGTTCACCAAGAAGGCCGGCGCCGCGTCGGTTTAATCTTCTCTGCTGAGAAAATTCACACCGATTTCACAACCCGCACCCGCCGCTTTAGTAGAATACGGCCCGTCTAAGAACCAATTCTGTAAGTACAAAGGAGCACATTTTATGGCGCGTGCAACAAGCCCAATTCCGGAAGGATTTCACACCGTTACGCCGCATTTGATTATCCGCGGGGCGGCCAAGGCAATTGATTTTTACAAGCGGGCATTCGGCGCTGAGGAACTCATGCGCATGGAAGGCCCTGGAGGCGCGATAGGCCATGCCGAACTGAAGATTGGCGATTCTGTCATTTTCTTAGCTGACGAATTTCCCGGTGCTCCCAGCAAGTCGCCTCAGACCCTGGGCGGCACTACTGCTACGCTGAACCTGTATGTCCCCGATGTAGACAAAACCGTGCAACAGGCGGTGCAGGCAGGCAGCAAAGTAGTCATGCCGGTGGCTGACATGTTCTGGGGCGATCGCTACGGCACCGTCGCCGATCCGTTCGGTCACATTTGGGGCGTTGCCACGCACGTCCAAGACTTGAGCCCAGCGGAGATCGAGGAAGGCGCCAAGGCTTTTTGGGCAAGCATGCAGCCACAGGCCAAGTCCGCATAGAAGTGAGAGATAAGGATGTCACAATGGACGTAATCACCCCAGACGGGTGATTGCGTCCGTTTTTTATTTATGGTCAGGAGAGTATGCAATGATGCGAAGCTTACTTTCGGGTGGCCAGTTTCTGCAGCCACTTGTGAAATGGATCGGCGGATGCTTTCGACATGTATAGGAATCGTACTCCCAGTTGACCGGGGCCCTTCTTCCACATGACTTCCGCTTTGGTTTCAAGCAGGGCGTTGTCCAGCTCCGGCAGCTTAAACTTAAGGGAGATTGTTCCCTCGATCGCCGCGTCAGTATCGAGTTTTAGTCCAAGTCCACCCTCGCTCACGTTAACAGCAGTTGCTTTGAAGTCGCGCTCGTTGGCAGTAATTTGCACCGGCAAATCCACCCGATAGCGAAAGTAACGCCGAAATTCCCGGTTCACGAAGGTGAGCGCGACGTTCAGGTAAGCATCCAGACTCTGACGCGAGATGGGCTTTGTAAGCACGAAATTTGCACCCTGGGTGATGGCGTTCCCCGCTTTCGTCCGCCCATTCACCATGGCGATGATGGCGGAACGGTTGTTGGAGTGGCCGCTCCGAATGCGATGGATCAGCTCCGCTGCCTTGGGCACGTCGTCGCAATCAATAAAAAGCCCGTCAAAGTGGTGACGCTCGAGGAGATCAATGGCGCTGGGTGAATCGGTGCACTGGTACACCTCTACTTTGCCCTCCTCGAGGGCCGGCCGAATCGTGCTTAAAATCTGGGTGTCCCGCGTTAGCAGCAGGCATTGCAAGCCATTCATACCCACCAGCCAAAATGCACAGTGAAAATCCTATGCTAAGCCAACCGGCGCGGGGAGGAGTAATGACTGTCGTAATCAGGTGATCCCAACTCCCAAGACCATCTCCAGGCAAAGGACTTCAGCGCCGTTCTGGATCGACGGTCTGGTCGAGGTAAATCCAAAGGACACGCGAGAACAGGGTGATCGCAGGGACAAATGGAAGAAAAAGCAATATTGCGGGAAAGATGACCCTCTCGATTGGCCTGTGAGTGACCAGCCACACCAACAAAGCGAGTAGACAAATCGTTGGTAGGGCCAGCCCATAGCTGATGTACATAGCACCCAGAAAATATCCTTCTTCTCGTTCAAACTTCAAACCACAAGAAGAGCAGCGCTCGTACATTTTCGGGAACCCCCAAAACACCGACGACCGAAATATCTTGCCCTGCCGGCATCGCGGACAGAGCTGCCGAAGTATTCCAGTTAGCCTTGACTTATCGGAGTGCACGGGTTTACCCGAGTTCACGGTTGCGGAGCGCTTTGCCTAGCGTCCTGACACGGTCTAAGTTGCCATCATCGCGATTTGAGACAATGGGGCGGATTCTATCCACGAGCCGCTTGAGTCTGACAACGAGGTCTCACTTTCCGGTATGAGAGTATTCGCAATCAACGACCTGCTTGCCGCACGCTCTAGAAGTAGTAAACCATATTCCGAATTTCTGCGTGTTCCAGCGCTGAGCGCGGGGATGTACGTCCTGGCAGCCGGCGCGGAGGACAAACAGCAACCACATTCTGAAGATGAGATGTATTACGTGATCAGTGGGTCTGGAAGGTTTCGCACAGAGCAAGATAGTGTGAGCCAGGATGTTCCTGTTGCTGCCGGGAGCGTCATTTTTATTGAAGCAGGAGCAAAGCACGGCTTCCATATGATCACTGAGGAGCTAACCGTTCTTGTCTTCTTCGCGCCGGCGGAAAGAATGTAAATTCTGCTCCGTTCAGAGACTTGACAGTTTTGCAATAAAACGACGAAGATTCTCTCTTCATTTTTGTGGTGCCAGTCTGATCGGAGGTCGGTGTGACTCCCACCCCGCGCGAGTTCCTCGAGGCTACCACAGGTCGCTTCCCCGTCACGCGAGCTTCGGATCGCCCGATCCAATTTGATCAGCGTTGCCGATTAACTTAGCGCGAAAGGAAGGTCAGGCCAATGACTACCACCCGCAGAGATTTCCTGAAGGTCACAGCTGTGGGAGGTACGGCAATATCATTGTTCGGGTTTGATCTGGCGCCCGCCTATGCGCAACTGCGCGAACTCAAGATTGCACGCGCAACCG
The Terriglobales bacterium DNA segment above includes these coding regions:
- a CDS encoding cupin domain-containing protein, translated to MRVFAINDLLAARSRSSKPYSEFLRVPALSAGMYVLAAGAEDKQQPHSEDEMYYVISGSGRFRTEQDSVSQDVPVAAGSVIFIEAGAKHGFHMITEELTVLVFFAPAERM
- a CDS encoding substrate-binding domain-containing protein, producing the protein MEKYNFLVSVTNTDNDYQREQETSAKEAARRLGISVQIVDADNDPINQSQQLLKAIQAAPAGRPHAIIFEPVGGTALPQVARAAANAGIGWVVLNREVDYVSELRKGCRAPIFAISSDHTEIGRIQGRQFAALLPKGGTVLYIQGPSGSLAAQQRTTGMYETKPANVQVRTLKGQWTEASSYQAVSSWLRLRTSHEARIDLISGQDDSMALGARKALEEQTSITERQRWLSLPFTGCDGMPDTGQAWVRSGLLAATVVVPANTGQAIEMLTQSLRSGSQPQERTFTAPLSFPPTEKLAEMFTKKAGAASV
- a CDS encoding VOC family protein, translated to MARATSPIPEGFHTVTPHLIIRGAAKAIDFYKRAFGAEELMRMEGPGGAIGHAELKIGDSVIFLADEFPGAPSKSPQTLGGTTATLNLYVPDVDKTVQQAVQAGSKVVMPVADMFWGDRYGTVADPFGHIWGVATHVQDLSPAEIEEGAKAFWASMQPQAKSA
- a CDS encoding PilZ domain-containing protein, whose translation is MNGLQCLLLTRDTQILSTIRPALEEGKVEVYQCTDSPSAIDLLERHHFDGLFIDCDDVPKAAELIHRIRSGHSNNRSAIIAMVNGRTKAGNAITQGANFVLTKPISRQSLDAYLNVALTFVNREFRRYFRYRVDLPVQITANERDFKATAVNVSEGGLGLKLDTDAAIEGTISLKFKLPELDNALLETKAEVMWKKGPGQLGVRFLYMSKASADPFHKWLQKLATRK